The nucleotide window GTGTTTAACGATTTCAATTATTTCCAGCCCCAGTATCGCCATTTCATGCTGGAACAGGGCTTTAACCCGCGCGCCAACTGGCAGACCAAGTTAAGTTATCACTACCAAAGTGATGATCAGGATTTGCATGCGCTGCTGTCACCTGCGGGTGCTTTCTGGCCGGTTTTTACAATCGCTATGAGGCACCGATCATCTCGGGGTTGGACGAGATAGGCGCGCGCTCTTACATCAACAGTAATGATCAGCAGAGTAGGGGGGCCTCTTTGGATATCAAGCAACAGCTGGGCGAAAACTGGTTAATGCGCTTGAGCCTCACCCGTTTTTCCGACCTGCCCGATTCCGCCTTTGCAGAGGCAGATCGGCTAGCAGCATATATACTTAACTACCATAAGGGCGCATGGAATTTGAACGTATCGTTTAATTATCAAGGGGAGCGGGAGTACCTTCGAACAGCCAATGAGCGCGAACAGATGGGTTCCTATTGGTTGGCCAATAGCCAGTTGAGTTATGAAATGACCAAAGACACACGGATCAAACTCACAATCAAAAACCTTATGGATGAGGCATACGCAAGTCCACCGCAGGGTGCGGGAATTATTGGGGGGATTCCCAATCGCGGCCGGGAGTGGGGAATGGGCATTGACTGGCGTTGGTGAGCAACATGCGCGACCCCGTTCAGGTACAGGAAGGAGGCATTATGCCGACTAAAAAGTCACGTTATCGATCATCTATAAACTACGTTGCTGCTACCAGTGCGTGGATTTTTACGTGCATTCTGGCCAACAGCAGCCGCGCCAGTGAAGATCTGACTTACCTCGACCTGAGCCTTGAACAGCTTCTTGAGGTGCCAGTTACTGGCTCAACCCTGACCGAAGAATCACTCAAAACTGTACCTGCCTCGGTGTCGGTATTTACCCATGAGCAAATTAGCCGTTTGGGGGTGGATTACCTTTACGAATTGCTCAACCTGGTGCCGGGTTTCCAATTTGATCGCAACTCCAGCTCTGGTGTGGCTTATACCTATAGCGCCCGTGGGCGGCGCAGCAGCCAGCAATCGCTGGAAGTGTTGTTGTTGATTGACGGTCATGTGGTTAATGATCCGCGCGCAGGCAGTCCGGATATCACACTGCCGCTCTATCCACTCGCACAGGTGGAGCGACTGGAAGTTATCCGCGGCCCCGGTTCAGCCATCTACGGCAGCTCTGCCTTCAATGGTGTCATCAACATCGTCACCCGCAAACAGCAAAAATCCATCGCACTGGCTTATGGCTCGCAGCAGCGCAGGCAGTTGGAAAGCCTCTGGTCGGGAGTGTTGGATAGCTGGGCGGTGGATGGTTTTATCCATGCCTTCAAAGACAATGGCGATGATTTTGTCTTGCAGGATAGTTTTAATCGCCAGCCCATCGCCACGCGTGATCCGCGCCAACAGTTCGCAGCAAACCTGGCGCTCGCGCGGGAGAAAACCCGCATTGCTTTGTCTTATTCGCGCACCGAAACTGGCGATTTTTATCAGTCGGATAACACCGGCAACGACTACAACGCCAATGACCGGACGCTCTGGCATCTGGCGTTGGATCAAGACTTTGAATGGCTGGCCAACACCCGTTCAACGCTTGCCCTGAGCTACCAACAGTTCACTTACGATTTCAATCTATTTCTGGCTGGACCCGGCCAGCTTGCTGCGGTGAGCCGCCCCAGTAGTGCCGAACCCTTCAAGGGCGATGCCCGCCTTGCCGGTGAGAGTTGGCATATCACCTTCAGCAATGATTGGGCGATCAACACCGATGCCAGTGCTCAATGGGGTTTGCAATTGGCGCGCAACGAGGAAACGGATGCAAGTGCGGTAGGTAATTTTGATTTGGAGCAGCTTATCCAGCGCCGCTTTCCAATTGCCTACTATGGCGACCAGGGTAAAACCTTCCCACTGGGCAACGAAGGTTCGCAAGACAATATCGGGATTTATGCCCAGTATCTTCGCAACCTGCGCGCCACCACGCGCCTTACTCTGGGCGGGCGCTACGATGAGTATCCCGACATCACCGGTCGTTTCAGCCCGCGCTTGGGTTTGGTTGAGCAACTCAACGATACCTACAGTCTCAAGCTGCTATATGGTGAGGCATTCCGGGCACCCACGCTGACCGAAACCGGCTTGATGAATAACCCCGTATTGCTCGGCAATCCAGACTTAACCCATGAAATTGTCAAAACCTGGGATCTGATTGTGATGGGTAATTGGAACACAACCAGCCTCAGTGCCGGCCTTTTCCAAAATCGTTATGAAAAGCCCATCGAAACTGTTTTTACCAGCACTGGCCGTACCTATGGCAATGGCAATAGAGAACAGAGCCAGGGTATTGAGCTGGAATGGCTTCAGGAAATTTCCTCGCACTGGTCAGTGCGCACGACTTACACGCGGATGGATTTGCCGGATTCCGCAGCGCGCGAAGCAGAGCAATTAGCGTCGTTGGAAGTCAATTATGCGACCGGGCGC belongs to Cellvibrio sp. pealriver and includes:
- a CDS encoding TonB-dependent receptor domain-containing protein, with amino-acid sequence MDEIGARSYINSNDQQSRGASLDIKQQLGENWLMRLSLTRFSDLPDSAFAEADRLAAYILNYHKGAWNLNVSFNYQGEREYLRTANEREQMGSYWLANSQLSYEMTKDTRIKLTIKNLMDEAYASPPQGAGIIGGIPNRGREWGMGIDWRW
- a CDS encoding TonB-dependent siderophore receptor, with translation MRDPVQVQEGGIMPTKKSRYRSSINYVAATSAWIFTCILANSSRASEDLTYLDLSLEQLLEVPVTGSTLTEESLKTVPASVSVFTHEQISRLGVDYLYELLNLVPGFQFDRNSSSGVAYTYSARGRRSSQQSLEVLLLIDGHVVNDPRAGSPDITLPLYPLAQVERLEVIRGPGSAIYGSSAFNGVINIVTRKQQKSIALAYGSQQRRQLESLWSGVLDSWAVDGFIHAFKDNGDDFVLQDSFNRQPIATRDPRQQFAANLALAREKTRIALSYSRTETGDFYQSDNTGNDYNANDRTLWHLALDQDFEWLANTRSTLALSYQQFTYDFNLFLAGPGQLAAVSRPSSAEPFKGDARLAGESWHITFSNDWAINTDASAQWGLQLARNEETDASAVGNFDLEQLIQRRFPIAYYGDQGKTFPLGNEGSQDNIGIYAQYLRNLRATTRLTLGGRYDEYPDITGRFSPRLGLVEQLNDTYSLKLLYGEAFRAPTLTETGLMNNPVLLGNPDLTHEIVKTWDLIVMGNWNTTSLSAGLFQNRYEKPIETVFTSTGRTYGNGNREQSQGIELEWLQEISSHWSVRTTYTRMDLPDSAAREAEQLASLEVNYATGRWNWNLMGFYQDQRNNPVTDSTWTKLDDFWVLNTRLRYEINPGCDLALTVKNLTNSDYSTPSQSLGKPQGIPNRGRELNAAIEWKF